A genomic region of Phenylobacterium parvum contains the following coding sequences:
- a CDS encoding flagellar hook assembly protein FlgD, which produces MAVTPTTATPAKTQDIGALGKAQLASSYDTFLKLLTTQIQNQDPLSPLDSNQFTQQLVQMTGVQQQLYSNDLLKQLVSNTGTGMAQAVSVIGREVTADSAKATLSGGRANWSYNLGRDAASVKIEVLDSNGRTVAVSAPTNLKAGDQAFTWNGSDLTGLKRQDGGEYSLRITPTDASGATITSKVFQRGVVTGVEQSAGQSILSIGGTRVPWTAVTSVRQPA; this is translated from the coding sequence ATGGCCGTCACGCCCACGACCGCAACTCCCGCCAAGACCCAGGACATCGGCGCCCTGGGCAAGGCCCAGTTGGCCAGCAGCTACGACACCTTCCTCAAGCTGCTCACCACCCAGATCCAGAACCAGGACCCGCTCTCGCCCCTGGACTCCAACCAGTTCACCCAGCAGCTGGTGCAGATGACCGGTGTGCAGCAGCAACTGTACTCCAATGACCTGCTCAAGCAGCTGGTCTCCAACACCGGCACGGGCATGGCCCAGGCGGTGTCGGTGATCGGCCGCGAGGTCACCGCCGACAGCGCCAAGGCCACCCTCTCGGGCGGCAGGGCGAACTGGTCCTACAACCTCGGCCGCGACGCCGCCTCGGTGAAGATCGAGGTCCTCGACTCCAACGGCCGCACCGTGGCCGTCTCGGCGCCGACCAACCTCAAGGCCGGCGACCAGGCCTTCACCTGGAACGGGTCCGACCTGACGGGCCTGAAGCGCCAGGACGGGGGCGAGTACAGCCTCCGGATCACCCCGACCGACGCCTCCGGCGCCACGATCACCTCCAAGGTCTTCCAGCGCGGCGTCGTGACCGGCGTCGAGCAGTCGGCAGGCCAGTCCATCCTCTCCATTGGCGGAACCCGGGTGCCCTGGACCGCCGTCACCTCCGTCCGGCAGCCCGCCTAG